The following are from one region of the Methyloversatilis discipulorum genome:
- a CDS encoding 3-hydroxyacyl-CoA dehydrogenase/enoyl-CoA hydratase family protein, with protein MTSSRFRIRRVAVLGAGVMGAQIAAHCANANVPVILFDLAAKEGDPDAIVKRAIAGLKKLEPAPLATADRAAHIEVANYDRDAARLADCDLVIEAIAERMDWKHGLYAKVAPHLRSDAIFATNTSGLSINALADGCPEAMRSRFCGVHFFNPPRYMALVELIPARTTDAALLDRLEDFLTTTLGKNVVRALDTPNFVANRIGVFSMLAAMHHTVRLGLGFDEVDALTGPAIGRPKSATYRTADVVGLDTLLHVVKTMTDNLQHDPWHRHYVAPAWLAALVERGALGQKTKAGVYRKDGKAIKVLDLAQQDYRDAAGAIAEEVQTILAERDPAMKLAALRASEHPQAQFLWSIFRDVFHYVAVHLGDIAHNARDVDFAMRWGFGWSAGPFETWQGAGWQQVAQWLREDVAAGRTMSDAPLPAWVFERHGVHEAAGSWSASAAKLEARSVSPRQLFPERVLAEVPRATHTVWEGEEVRLWTLDDADGERVPVLSFKSRMSCVGPQVLDGMREAIARAERDFEGLVIWQPQGPFSVGANLKQIRPVLEAGDFVRLERVINDFQQASMAIKYAQVPVITAVQNMALGGGCEFVMHSPRAVVALESYIGLVEAGVGLIPAGGGCKEFAIRAARAAEASATKDPMNFLQSVFQTIAMANVSKSARHAQELGLLKQEDVVVMHASELLHVARRNAVAMADSAWRPPLPAVDIAVAGRSGIATLDMMLVNMREGGMISAHDYRVAHASATALCGGDIETGARVNEQWLLEVERALFVDLLKTKETQARIAHMMDTGKPLRN; from the coding sequence GTGACATCCTCCAGATTCCGCATCCGTCGCGTCGCCGTACTGGGCGCCGGCGTGATGGGCGCGCAGATCGCCGCCCACTGCGCCAACGCGAACGTTCCCGTCATCCTGTTCGACCTCGCCGCGAAAGAGGGTGACCCCGACGCCATCGTCAAGCGCGCCATCGCCGGCCTGAAAAAGCTCGAACCGGCGCCGCTGGCCACCGCCGACCGCGCTGCCCATATCGAAGTGGCGAACTACGACCGCGACGCTGCGCGGCTGGCTGACTGCGATCTGGTGATCGAAGCCATCGCCGAACGCATGGACTGGAAGCACGGCCTGTACGCGAAGGTGGCGCCGCACCTGCGCAGTGACGCGATCTTCGCCACCAACACCTCCGGCCTGTCGATCAACGCGCTGGCCGACGGCTGCCCGGAAGCGATGCGCAGCCGTTTCTGCGGTGTGCATTTCTTCAACCCGCCGCGCTACATGGCGCTGGTCGAACTGATTCCGGCGCGCACGACCGACGCCGCGCTGCTTGACCGTCTGGAGGATTTCCTGACCACGACGCTGGGCAAGAACGTCGTGCGCGCGCTCGACACGCCCAATTTCGTCGCCAATCGCATCGGCGTGTTCTCGATGCTGGCGGCGATGCACCACACGGTACGGCTGGGCCTCGGTTTCGACGAGGTCGACGCGCTGACCGGTCCGGCCATCGGCCGGCCGAAATCGGCCACCTACCGCACCGCCGACGTGGTCGGCCTCGACACGCTGCTGCATGTCGTCAAGACCATGACCGACAATCTGCAGCACGATCCGTGGCACCGTCACTACGTCGCTCCCGCCTGGCTGGCCGCACTGGTCGAACGCGGCGCGCTCGGCCAGAAGACCAAGGCCGGCGTCTATCGCAAGGACGGCAAGGCGATCAAGGTGCTGGACCTCGCGCAGCAGGATTACCGCGACGCCGCCGGCGCCATTGCCGAAGAGGTGCAGACCATTCTTGCCGAGCGCGATCCGGCGATGAAGCTGGCCGCGCTGCGGGCGAGCGAACATCCGCAGGCGCAGTTCCTGTGGTCCATCTTCCGCGACGTGTTCCATTACGTCGCCGTGCATCTGGGCGACATTGCGCACAACGCGCGCGACGTCGACTTCGCGATGCGCTGGGGCTTCGGCTGGAGCGCCGGCCCGTTCGAAACCTGGCAGGGCGCCGGCTGGCAGCAGGTGGCCCAGTGGCTGCGCGAGGACGTCGCCGCCGGCCGAACGATGTCGGACGCGCCGCTGCCGGCCTGGGTATTCGAGCGCCACGGCGTGCACGAGGCCGCCGGATCGTGGTCGGCTTCCGCCGCGAAGCTGGAGGCGCGCAGCGTGTCGCCGCGCCAGCTGTTCCCCGAGCGCGTACTGGCCGAAGTGCCGCGCGCGACGCACACCGTGTGGGAAGGCGAGGAGGTGAGGCTGTGGACGCTGGACGATGCCGACGGCGAGCGGGTGCCGGTGCTGTCGTTCAAGAGCCGCATGTCCTGCGTCGGACCGCAGGTGCTGGACGGCATGCGCGAAGCGATCGCGCGCGCCGAGCGCGACTTCGAAGGCCTGGTGATCTGGCAGCCGCAAGGGCCGTTCTCGGTTGGCGCAAATCTGAAGCAGATCCGCCCGGTGCTCGAAGCGGGAGACTTCGTGCGGCTTGAGCGCGTGATCAACGACTTCCAGCAGGCGTCGATGGCGATCAAGTACGCCCAGGTGCCGGTGATCACCGCGGTGCAGAACATGGCGCTCGGCGGCGGTTGCGAGTTCGTCATGCATTCGCCGCGCGCGGTGGTCGCTCTCGAAAGCTATATCGGCTTGGTCGAAGCAGGCGTCGGCCTGATTCCGGCCGGCGGTGGCTGCAAGGAATTCGCGATCCGCGCCGCGCGCGCGGCCGAGGCTTCAGCGACGAAGGACCCGATGAATTTCCTGCAGTCGGTGTTCCAGACCATCGCGATGGCGAACGTATCGAAGAGCGCACGCCACGCCCAGGAACTGGGCCTGCTGAAGCAGGAAGACGTGGTCGTCATGCACGCCAGCGAACTGCTGCACGTCGCGCGCCGCAACGCGGTGGCGATGGCGGACAGCGCCTGGCGTCCGCCGCTGCCGGCGGTCGACATTGCGGTGGCCGGCCGCAGCGGCATCGCCACGCTGGACATGATGCTGGTGAACATGCGCGAGGGCGGCATGATTTCGGCGCACGACTACCGCGTCGCGCACGCGTCGGCGACCGCGCTGTGCGGTGGCGACATCGAGACCGGCGCGCGGGTGAACGAGCAGTGGCTGCTCGAAGTCGAGCGCGCGCTGTTCGTCGATCTGCTGAAGACCAAGGAAACGCAGGCGCGCATCGCGCACATGATGGACACCGGCAAGCCGCTGCGGAACTGA
- a CDS encoding acetyl-CoA C-acyltransferase: MKQIQDAYIVAAKRTPVAKKGGAFRHVRPDDMLAHALRGVVDAVPEFDLNDIGDVVVGCAMPEAEQGMNVARIGLLLAGFPVSVPGVTVNRFCASGLNAVADAALKIMTGQCDIAIGAGTESMTVMPTMMGNKVTVNPRAFESPENVAIAYGMGLTAEKVAHKYAVTREDQDAFALASHRKALAAIAAGRFAGEILPYTVRSHLPDLASNTVRIVERVFDTDEGPRADSSAEGLAKLRPVFAARGSVTAGNSSQMSDGAAAVLLMSEAAVQRTGATPIARFRSFAVAGVPPEIMGIGPVEAIPRALKQAGIAQADIDWIELNEAFAAQALAVIRTLDLDPAKVNPLGGAIALGHPLGATGAIRTATVIAAMQRGEARTGMVTMCIGTGMGAAGIFEKV, translated from the coding sequence ATGAAACAGATACAGGATGCCTACATCGTCGCCGCGAAGCGCACGCCGGTGGCGAAGAAGGGTGGTGCCTTCCGCCACGTGCGGCCGGACGACATGCTGGCGCACGCGCTGCGCGGCGTCGTGGATGCGGTGCCCGAATTCGACCTGAACGACATCGGCGACGTGGTCGTCGGCTGCGCGATGCCGGAAGCCGAGCAGGGCATGAATGTCGCGCGCATCGGCCTGCTGCTCGCCGGCTTCCCGGTGTCGGTGCCGGGCGTCACGGTGAACCGCTTCTGCGCCAGCGGGCTCAACGCAGTGGCCGACGCGGCGCTGAAGATCATGACCGGGCAGTGCGACATCGCCATCGGCGCCGGCACCGAATCGATGACCGTGATGCCGACCATGATGGGCAACAAGGTGACGGTGAATCCGCGCGCCTTCGAGTCGCCGGAGAACGTCGCCATCGCCTACGGCATGGGTCTGACGGCGGAGAAGGTGGCGCACAAGTACGCAGTGACGCGTGAGGATCAGGACGCCTTCGCGCTCGCGTCCCACCGGAAGGCGCTGGCAGCGATTGCCGCCGGCCGCTTCGCCGGTGAAATCCTGCCCTACACCGTGCGCAGCCATCTGCCGGACCTGGCGAGCAATACGGTGCGCATCGTCGAACGCGTGTTCGATACCGACGAAGGCCCGCGCGCCGATTCCAGCGCCGAGGGGCTGGCGAAGTTGCGTCCGGTGTTCGCCGCGCGCGGCTCGGTCACCGCCGGCAACAGTTCGCAGATGTCCGATGGCGCGGCGGCGGTACTGCTGATGTCGGAGGCGGCGGTGCAGCGCACCGGAGCGACCCCGATCGCGCGCTTCCGCAGCTTCGCGGTGGCCGGCGTGCCGCCGGAAATCATGGGCATCGGTCCGGTCGAAGCGATTCCGCGCGCGCTGAAGCAGGCCGGCATCGCGCAGGCCGATATCGACTGGATCGAACTGAACGAGGCCTTCGCCGCTCAGGCGCTGGCCGTCATCCGCACGCTGGATCTCGATCCGGCGAAGGTGAACCCGCTCGGCGGCGCAATCGCGCTCGGCCACCCGCTGGGAGCCACCGGCGCCATCCGCACCGCCACCGTCATCGCGGCGATGCAACGCGGTGAAGCGCGCACCGGCATGGTGACCATGTGTATCGGCACCGGCATGGGGGCGGCTGGCATATTCGAGAAGGTGTGA
- a CDS encoding enoyl-CoA hydratase/isomerase family protein yields the protein MKSNDSGHILSSLERGVATLTMSRPSRRNAYTTAMMQALREAVERVLPEPECRVLLLRGDGASFSAGGDVHEFSQSLPLDAPARLATFRALVENWVNPVILALRHAHQPVVAAVRGDCVGYGLSLMLASDIAIAADDAVFSTAGIGLAQPGAGGQSHFLVRALGERRARELMWSARRFDAHEAKALGLVERVVTVAEFDDAVEAEVERLASGPRHGWAEIKRLLNTSGQPLAQQLADEAAAFGRCAATQDFAEAVTAFIARRKPKFEGR from the coding sequence ATGAAATCGAACGATTCCGGCCACATCCTGAGCTCGCTCGAACGTGGCGTCGCCACGCTCACCATGTCGCGCCCCTCGCGGCGCAACGCCTACACGACGGCGATGATGCAGGCCCTGCGCGAGGCGGTCGAGCGGGTGCTGCCCGAACCCGAGTGCCGCGTGCTGCTGCTGCGCGGCGACGGGGCGAGCTTCAGTGCAGGCGGTGACGTGCACGAGTTTTCGCAGAGTCTGCCGCTGGATGCGCCGGCGCGTCTGGCCACCTTTCGCGCGCTGGTCGAGAACTGGGTCAATCCAGTCATCCTCGCGCTGCGTCATGCGCACCAGCCGGTGGTGGCCGCGGTGCGCGGCGACTGTGTCGGCTACGGCCTGTCGCTGATGCTGGCGTCCGACATCGCCATCGCGGCCGACGATGCGGTGTTCAGCACCGCCGGCATCGGGCTCGCACAGCCGGGGGCCGGCGGTCAGTCGCATTTCCTGGTGCGTGCTCTCGGCGAGCGGCGGGCGCGCGAGCTGATGTGGAGTGCGCGCCGCTTCGATGCGCACGAGGCGAAGGCACTGGGGCTGGTTGAGCGCGTGGTGACGGTGGCCGAGTTCGACGATGCGGTCGAAGCCGAGGTCGAGCGTCTGGCGAGCGGTCCGCGCCACGGCTGGGCGGAAATCAAGCGCCTTCTGAATACGTCGGGCCAGCCGCTGGCGCAGCAACTGGCCGATGAAGCCGCCGCCTTCGGTCGCTGCGCCGCGACCCAGGATTTCGCCGAGGCGGTGACCGCCTTCATCGCACGGCGCAAGCCGAAGTTCGAAGGACGCTGA
- a CDS encoding PQQ-dependent dehydrogenase, methanol/ethanol family produces the protein MRIHNNGGSLMNKHNGRARRPGALNSVAGSLLAALLLAPMVVHAEDPEPPLGINVLEATFKWRPNYVSDDMLIHADKDANNWLHYGKDYQGTRFSQLRQVNQDNVKKLVPKWNLSFGVNDAQDSQTTVVNGRIYVTASQNKVFSIDGLTGRMIWKYERSLPGDLGPRLCCEAVNRGVAVYKDMVYMATLDTHVVALNNTTGKVVWEKKLGDYTTGEIYTSMPLVADGKIVVGNSGGDVGGNVGKITALDPDTGEIVWQTLTRPVDANDPNAKTWANDSWRTGGSSAWLTGNYEAKTNTIYWGVGNPTPDFDPSVRKGDNLYSNSTLIMDARTGKIKNHFQYTPNDAWDYDGNNETILVDDEKGRKVWLHGDRNGHLYSIDRTTGKCNWVVPIARVNWVKSWGDNCRPIVNPDKVPGYDKVVKDIAPILDGGKEWHPAAYSPQTKLLYVPYIDSSMDIQAKKMEWKKGEWFLSSKVLKANPYTGGIKAFNATTGELVWQRPQSTPATSGMLATAGGVVFAGDAEGWFHAMRDDTGEALWRFNVGTGIHGNPTTFTVDGKQYVAIVYGPGGGSLWPLVYDELFKHQNRGGGMMIFGLAE, from the coding sequence ATGCGCATCCACAACAACGGAGGAAGCCTGATGAACAAGCACAACGGCCGCGCACGGCGGCCCGGCGCATTGAATTCGGTTGCAGGGAGTCTGCTGGCAGCGCTGCTGCTCGCCCCGATGGTCGTCCACGCCGAGGATCCGGAACCCCCGCTCGGCATCAACGTGCTCGAAGCCACTTTCAAGTGGCGTCCGAACTACGTCAGCGACGACATGCTCATCCACGCCGACAAGGACGCCAACAACTGGCTGCACTACGGCAAGGACTACCAGGGCACGCGCTTCTCGCAGCTGCGTCAGGTGAACCAGGACAACGTGAAGAAGCTGGTGCCGAAGTGGAATCTGTCCTTCGGCGTCAATGATGCGCAGGATAGCCAGACCACCGTGGTGAACGGTCGCATCTACGTGACCGCCAGCCAGAACAAGGTGTTCTCGATCGACGGCCTGACCGGCCGCATGATCTGGAAATACGAGCGCTCGCTGCCGGGCGACCTCGGCCCGCGCCTGTGCTGCGAGGCGGTGAACCGCGGCGTGGCCGTGTACAAGGACATGGTCTACATGGCGACGCTGGACACCCACGTCGTCGCGCTGAACAACACGACCGGCAAGGTGGTGTGGGAGAAGAAGCTCGGCGACTACACGACCGGCGAGATCTACACCTCGATGCCGCTGGTGGCCGACGGCAAGATCGTGGTCGGCAACTCGGGCGGCGACGTCGGCGGCAATGTCGGCAAGATCACCGCGCTCGACCCGGACACCGGCGAAATCGTCTGGCAGACGCTGACCCGTCCGGTCGACGCCAACGACCCGAACGCGAAGACCTGGGCCAACGACTCGTGGCGCACCGGCGGCTCGTCCGCCTGGCTGACCGGCAACTACGAAGCGAAGACCAACACCATCTACTGGGGCGTCGGCAACCCGACGCCGGACTTCGATCCGAGCGTGCGCAAGGGCGACAACCTGTACAGCAACTCGACGCTGATCATGGATGCGCGTACCGGCAAGATCAAGAACCACTTCCAGTACACGCCGAACGACGCCTGGGACTACGACGGCAACAACGAAACCATCCTGGTGGACGACGAGAAGGGCCGCAAGGTGTGGCTGCACGGCGACCGCAACGGTCACCTGTACTCGATCGACCGTACGACCGGCAAGTGCAACTGGGTGGTGCCGATCGCACGCGTGAACTGGGTCAAGAGCTGGGGCGACAACTGCCGGCCCATCGTGAACCCGGACAAGGTGCCGGGCTACGACAAGGTGGTGAAGGACATCGCGCCTATTCTCGACGGTGGCAAGGAATGGCACCCGGCAGCGTACAGCCCGCAGACCAAGCTGCTCTACGTGCCCTACATCGACAGCTCGATGGACATCCAGGCCAAGAAGATGGAATGGAAGAAGGGGGAGTGGTTCCTATCGTCCAAGGTGCTGAAGGCCAATCCCTATACCGGTGGCATCAAGGCCTTCAACGCCACCACCGGCGAGCTGGTGTGGCAGCGTCCGCAGAGCACGCCGGCCACCAGCGGCATGCTGGCGACCGCAGGTGGCGTGGTGTTTGCAGGCGACGCCGAGGGCTGGTTCCACGCGATGCGCGACGACACTGGCGAGGCGCTGTGGCGTTTCAACGTCGGCACCGGCATCCACGGCAACCCGACCACCTTCACCGTCGACGGCAAGCAGTACGTGGCCATCGTGTATGGCCCGGGTGGCGGCAGCCTGTGGCCGCTGGTGTATGACGAGCTGTTCAAGCACCAGAACCGCGGCGGCGGCATGATGATCTTCGGCCTCGCCGAGTGA
- a CDS encoding substrate-binding periplasmic protein, which yields MTKSPAFRTAACALALALSSIVSAAPLTACVVDGNEPFSSSSGGARGLDVEVVQALATKLGREPKLNWIVVPSRGGMGRALKQSIQAGACDLFVGLPETEGGGEDLTERGLVASTPYVSVGYVLVAPAAGKVKSLSDLGKARVGAVTATPADLHLLAGGYNRTPYGNHRQLMEALARGDIAAALVWAGRLAETPPPDGIAIRQVLTEPSLTTRFVIASRRADAALGGAVNDALAALKADGTLDAIARRAGFP from the coding sequence ATGACGAAGTCCCCCGCATTCCGCACCGCTGCCTGCGCGCTGGCTCTGGCGCTGTCTTCCATCGTATCGGCCGCGCCGCTCACCGCCTGTGTGGTCGACGGCAACGAACCGTTCTCCTCCAGCTCGGGCGGTGCCCGCGGCCTCGACGTCGAGGTCGTGCAGGCGCTGGCGACGAAGCTCGGTCGCGAACCGAAACTGAACTGGATCGTCGTGCCTTCGCGCGGTGGCATGGGACGCGCGCTGAAGCAGTCGATTCAGGCGGGCGCCTGCGACCTGTTCGTCGGACTGCCGGAAACCGAGGGCGGCGGCGAGGACCTGACCGAACGTGGTCTGGTCGCCTCCACGCCCTATGTGTCGGTCGGCTACGTGCTGGTCGCGCCGGCGGCAGGCAAGGTGAAGTCGCTGTCCGATCTGGGCAAGGCCAGGGTCGGCGCCGTCACCGCGACGCCAGCCGACCTGCACCTGCTGGCCGGTGGCTACAACCGAACGCCCTACGGCAATCACCGGCAACTGATGGAGGCGCTGGCGCGCGGCGACATCGCGGCGGCGCTGGTGTGGGCCGGCCGCCTGGCCGAGACCCCGCCGCCGGACGGCATCGCGATACGCCAGGTGCTGACCGAGCCGTCGCTGACCACCCGTTTCGTCATCGCCAGCCGGCGCGCCGATGCGGCGCTTGGTGGCGCGGTGAACGACGCGCTGGCGGCGCTCAAGGCCGACGGCACGCTGGACGCCATCGCGCGCCGGGCCGGTTTCCCCTGA
- a CDS encoding c-type cytochrome, with amino-acid sequence MFRVTAASLLLAGLIAGAQADDAIPATNPLANDPDAAKAGEELFGRNCQQCHNSRGKGGKGPQLVKGAWGPGGANTDGYMYGIIANGRPNTQMGGFGPALTQQEIWQIVAFLREEAKRVKAAEKAKAGAEDDLWF; translated from the coding sequence ATGTTTCGTGTCACCGCAGCGAGCCTGCTGCTCGCCGGCCTGATCGCCGGTGCGCAGGCCGACGACGCCATCCCGGCCACCAATCCGCTGGCCAACGATCCGGACGCTGCGAAAGCGGGCGAAGAGCTGTTCGGCCGCAACTGCCAGCAGTGTCACAACTCGCGCGGCAAGGGCGGCAAGGGCCCGCAGCTGGTCAAGGGCGCCTGGGGACCGGGCGGTGCCAATACCGACGGCTACATGTACGGAATCATCGCCAACGGCCGCCCGAACACGCAGATGGGCGGCTTCGGCCCGGCGCTGACGCAGCAGGAGATCTGGCAGATCGTCGCCTTCCTGCGCGAGGAGGCCAAGCGCGTCAAGGCGGCCGAAAAGGCCAAGGCCGGCGCCGAGGACGACCTCTGGTTCTGA
- a CDS encoding c-type cytochrome, protein MTYPLTRAAARYAIALTLTLGVTQVSAFGPGGPGGGSAPAASDASAGEELFGRNCQQCHNSRGKGGKGPQLVKGAWGPGGANSDDYMFKIISEGRPNTQMGGFGPALKPEEIRQIIAFLREEAKRVQVADKKAAAADDENWF, encoded by the coding sequence ATGACTTACCCCCTGACACGCGCGGCCGCGCGATACGCCATCGCGCTCACGCTGACGCTCGGCGTCACCCAGGTGTCGGCCTTCGGTCCCGGTGGCCCCGGCGGCGGCAGTGCGCCGGCGGCCAGCGATGCCAGCGCCGGCGAGGAGCTGTTCGGCCGCAACTGCCAGCAATGCCACAACTCGCGCGGCAAGGGCGGCAAGGGCCCGCAACTGGTCAAGGGCGCCTGGGGCCCGGGCGGCGCGAATTCCGACGACTACATGTTCAAGATCATTTCCGAAGGGCGGCCGAACACCCAGATGGGCGGTTTCGGCCCCGCTCTGAAGCCGGAAGAGATCCGCCAGATCATCGCCTTCCTGCGCGAAGAGGCGAAGCGCGTGCAGGTCGCCGACAAGAAGGCCGCCGCGGCCGACGACGAAAACTGGTTCTGA
- a CDS encoding GlcG/HbpS family heme-binding protein codes for MKTRITAALAFALVAGGAHAQTAQPVLDLATAKAIAEGCEKYAAGKGWRMITAVHDTAGNPKYFSRMDGSILISVQVAQLKADTSASLPVSTRQFRELAKGIPGAEVLPRTTSIIGGLPIMTSKGVHIGGVGVSGGSEEEDEECAKKGLEAAKNLL; via the coding sequence ATGAAAACACGCATCACCGCAGCGCTTGCCTTCGCCCTCGTGGCCGGCGGCGCTCACGCGCAGACCGCACAGCCGGTGCTCGACCTGGCCACCGCCAAGGCGATCGCCGAGGGCTGCGAGAAGTACGCTGCCGGCAAGGGCTGGCGCATGATCACCGCGGTGCATGACACCGCCGGCAACCCGAAGTACTTCAGCCGGATGGACGGCAGCATCCTGATCAGCGTGCAGGTTGCTCAGCTGAAGGCAGACACCTCGGCCAGCCTGCCGGTGTCCACCCGCCAGTTCCGCGAACTGGCCAAGGGCATTCCGGGCGCGGAAGTGCTGCCGCGCACCACCTCCATCATCGGCGGCCTGCCCATCATGACCTCGAAGGGTGTGCACATCGGTGGCGTCGGCGTCAGCGGTGGCAGCGAGGAAGAGGACGAGGAGTGCGCGAAGAAGGGTCTGGAGGCGGCGAAGAACCTGCTCTGA
- a CDS encoding flagellar brake protein → MNTRAASPIEDAVKTGDAATTLQDVLFKDIGLKVGDRMVIEPPAKLGDQPGVVKLIGWVNDLSVLVTMPDTRPWAGPPIEGDTIGVRAFSGRHAYGFSTVVGKRSVRPFEYLHLEFPRRISMRQIRNAERIATSISARVMDADEPVPTVVTNLSATGAEVRVWQPGRAVGDKVSLELILDIHKVRTRVVVSGHIRNRHEVPDTGEPAYGVEFDDINAQTSVFLKSYVYQNLVEQPHRRL, encoded by the coding sequence ATGAATACCAGAGCCGCCAGCCCCATCGAAGATGCCGTGAAGACCGGCGATGCTGCGACCACACTCCAGGACGTACTGTTCAAGGACATCGGCCTCAAGGTCGGCGACCGCATGGTGATCGAGCCGCCGGCCAAGCTCGGCGACCAGCCGGGCGTCGTCAAGCTGATCGGCTGGGTGAACGACCTGAGCGTGCTGGTGACGATGCCCGACACGCGCCCCTGGGCCGGCCCTCCGATAGAAGGCGATACGATAGGCGTGCGCGCCTTTTCCGGCCGTCACGCCTACGGTTTCAGCACCGTCGTGGGCAAGCGCTCGGTGCGCCCCTTCGAGTACCTGCATCTCGAATTCCCGCGTCGCATTTCGATGCGGCAGATCCGCAACGCCGAGCGCATCGCCACGTCGATCAGCGCTCGCGTGATGGACGCCGACGAGCCGGTGCCCACCGTGGTCACGAACCTCAGTGCCACCGGCGCCGAAGTGCGCGTCTGGCAACCGGGCCGCGCGGTCGGCGACAAGGTGTCGCTGGAACTGATCCTCGACATCCACAAGGTGCGCACCCGTGTCGTCGTCAGCGGCCACATCCGCAACCGCCACGAAGTGCCCGACACCGGTGAACCTGCCTATGGCGTCGAGTTCGACGACATCAATGCGCAGACGTCGGTGTTCCTGAAGAGCTACGTCTACCAGAATCTGGTCGAACAGCCGCACCGGCGCCTGTAG
- a CDS encoding NnrS family protein — protein MAILLTIDEPATGPAHTPSVDAFLEMGFRPLYLAGASWALVAVALWIFAPQLAGGTLGGLAWHAHEMLWGFVATIAVGFLMTAGGAWTGINPIEGRALAALCLPWMVARAAFLLPGDSAFLIGALADVAFFALAAAALGRSVLLSRNTRNYVVPLMLLALGATDAAFLIATRAGDYATLMQHFNAGLLVMALLTLLVARRVIPFFAMRAVPGLTVPTHLRSGMAQLIASALAVFGLIAGWPLVQAAALVAAGGIALVQWASWKPWRVLHKPLLWILYVGYVALGTGLLLAAAHAAGAGLPAALHVHVIAMGGFSVLIIGMITRTALGHLGRPLETDRSMVAAYALVIAAVVLRLAALHPSAASVHLLHLAATAWALAFALYLWRFFPMMIRPRPDRAGPAVQAVSITPRRS, from the coding sequence ATGGCCATCCTGCTTACCATCGACGAACCGGCGACCGGCCCGGCGCATACGCCGTCGGTGGATGCCTTCCTCGAAATGGGCTTTCGCCCGCTCTATCTGGCCGGCGCATCGTGGGCGCTGGTCGCCGTCGCGCTGTGGATATTCGCGCCGCAGCTGGCGGGCGGCACGCTGGGCGGCCTGGCTTGGCACGCGCATGAAATGCTGTGGGGCTTCGTCGCCACCATCGCGGTCGGTTTCCTGATGACCGCCGGCGGCGCCTGGACCGGCATCAATCCGATCGAAGGGCGCGCGCTGGCCGCGCTCTGCCTGCCGTGGATGGTGGCGCGCGCCGCCTTCCTGCTGCCGGGCGACAGCGCGTTCCTGATCGGTGCGCTGGCTGACGTCGCCTTCTTCGCGCTGGCCGCTGCGGCGCTCGGGCGCTCCGTGCTGCTGTCGCGCAATACCCGCAACTACGTCGTGCCCTTAATGCTGCTCGCGCTCGGCGCGACCGACGCCGCCTTCCTGATCGCCACGCGGGCCGGCGACTACGCGACGCTGATGCAGCACTTCAACGCCGGCCTGCTGGTGATGGCGCTGCTTACGCTGCTGGTCGCGCGGCGCGTCATTCCCTTTTTCGCCATGCGCGCAGTGCCCGGTCTGACCGTGCCCACCCATCTGAGAAGCGGCATGGCCCAGCTGATTGCCAGTGCGCTGGCGGTGTTCGGTCTGATTGCCGGCTGGCCGCTGGTGCAGGCGGCGGCGCTCGTGGCGGCCGGCGGCATTGCGCTCGTGCAGTGGGCGAGCTGGAAGCCGTGGCGCGTGCTGCACAAGCCGCTGCTGTGGATTCTTTACGTCGGCTACGTGGCGCTCGGCACCGGCCTGCTGCTGGCCGCGGCGCACGCCGCCGGCGCCGGCCTGCCGGCCGCGCTGCACGTGCATGTGATCGCGATGGGCGGCTTTTCAGTGCTCATCATCGGCATGATCACGCGTACCGCGCTCGGCCACCTCGGCCGGCCGCTCGAAACAGACCGCAGCATGGTCGCCGCCTACGCGCTGGTGATCGCCGCTGTCGTGCTGAGGCTGGCCGCACTGCACCCGTCGGCCGCGTCGGTGCATCTGCTGCACCTGGCCGCGACCGCGTGGGCGCTCGCATTCGCGCTCTATCTGTGGCGCTTCTTCCCGATGATGATCCGCCCGCGGCCGGACCGCGCCGGGCCTGCGGTGCAGGCGGTTTCCATCACCCCGCGCCGGAGCTGA
- a CDS encoding RrF2 family transcriptional regulator, producing the protein MRLTTMTDYALRLLMHVGQHPERLCTIAEVAQAYGISEAHLMKVTHQLALAGWLDTVRGKGGGMRLAQPPADIRLGAVVRSVEPDFRLVECLTDTPRTGCTLEGRCRLTAIVDGALQAFLAHLDGHTLADLLAQSPGSVAPLRRVS; encoded by the coding sequence ATGCGTCTGACGACGATGACCGACTACGCGCTGCGCCTGCTGATGCACGTGGGGCAGCACCCGGAGCGGCTGTGCACCATTGCCGAGGTGGCGCAGGCCTACGGCATTTCGGAGGCCCACCTGATGAAGGTGACGCACCAGCTCGCGCTTGCCGGCTGGCTCGACACGGTACGCGGCAAGGGCGGCGGCATGCGGCTGGCACAGCCGCCGGCCGACATCCGCCTCGGTGCGGTCGTACGCAGCGTCGAGCCGGATTTCCGCCTGGTCGAGTGTCTGACCGACACACCGCGTACCGGCTGCACGCTGGAAGGACGCTGCCGGCTCACCGCCATCGTCGATGGCGCACTGCAGGCCTTCCTTGCACATCTCGACGGTCATACGCTGGCCGATCTGCTCGCGCAGTCACCCGGTTCCGTCGCGCCGCTCAGGAGAGTTTCATGA